In a single window of the Zea mays cultivar B73 chromosome 5, Zm-B73-REFERENCE-NAM-5.0, whole genome shotgun sequence genome:
- the LOC100382256 gene encoding Bidirectional sugar transporter SWEET4-like, whose product MISPDTIRTAIGVIGNGTALVLFLSPVPTFIRIWKKGSVEQYSPIPYVATLLNCMMWVLYGLPAVHPHSMLVITINGTGMAIQLTYVALFLLYSVGAARRKVVLLLAAEVGFVGAVAALVLSLAHTHERRSMVVGILCVLFGTGMYAAPLSVMKMVIQTKSVEYMPLFLSLASLVNGICWTAYALIRFDLYITIPNGLGVLFAVAQLVLYAIYYKSTQEIIEARKRKADQIAMTGVVVDGGKTNNQAGAGQY is encoded by the exons ATGATCTCCCCGGACACCATCCGCACGGCCATCGGCGTCATCG GCAATGGAACTGCACTCGTGCTCTTCCTCTCCCCAGT GCCTACGTTCATCCGCATCTGGAAGAAAGGGTCGGTGGAGCAGTACTCGCCGATCCCGTACGTGGCGACGCTGCTGAACTGCATGATGTGGGTGCTGTACGGGCTGCCGGCGGTGCACCCGCACAGCATGCTGGTGATCACCATCAACGGCACCGGCATGGCGATCCAGCTGACCTACGTGGCGCTCTTCCTCCTCTACTCGGTGGGGGCTGCGCGGCGCAAGGTGGTCCTGCTGCTGGCCGCCGAGGTGGGCTTCGTCGGCGCCGTCGCCGCGCTGGTGCTCAGCCTGGCGCACACGCACGAGCGCAGGTCCATGGTGGTCGGCATCCTCTGCGTCCTCTTCGGCACCGGCATGTACGCCGCCCCGCTCTCCGTCATG AAAATGGTGATCCAGACAAAGAGCGTGGAGTACATGCCCCTGTTCCTGTCGCTGGCTTCCCTCGTGAATGGCATCTGCTGGACTGCTTACGCGCTCATCCGCTTCGACCTCTACATTACT ATCCCCAACGGGCTGGGCGTGCTGTTCGCGGTGGCGCAGCTGGTGCTGTACGCCATCTACTACAAGTCCACCCAGGAGATCATCGAGGCGCGCAAGCGCAAGGCCGACCAGATCGCCATGACCGGGGTGGTCGTCGACGGCGGCAAGACCAACAACCAAGCCGGCGCGGGCCAATACTGA